The following are encoded together in the Verrucomicrobiota bacterium genome:
- a CDS encoding SDR family oxidoreductase, protein MDGHGRTALITGGSTGIGLAFAHEFAAHGFDIVLVARREELLREAAEQLCGRHHIRAEYITADLARRESPERIIDEVIRRGYVVDALVNNAGYGVPGDLRRQPWQRHADFIEVLVTAVVHLTYLVEPGMVERGYGRILNVASLAGLTPATAGHTLYAAAKAFVIRFSESLALEHVDDGVHVTAVCPGFTRSEFHDVVGNRELMNGLPRVLWMGAEAVAREGYTALMQGRSKVVTGLVNRALATGMSVLPTKLSQRLMRGPARKFRIRSPR, encoded by the coding sequence ATGGACGGTCACGGGCGCACGGCGCTGATTACCGGGGGCTCCACTGGGATTGGGTTGGCGTTTGCCCATGAGTTTGCTGCGCATGGATTCGATATAGTCCTGGTCGCGCGCAGAGAAGAGCTGCTTCGGGAAGCCGCCGAGCAGCTGTGCGGGCGCCATCACATCCGCGCCGAGTACATCACGGCGGACTTGGCGCGGCGTGAGTCGCCCGAGCGAATCATCGACGAGGTGATTCGCCGAGGCTACGTCGTTGACGCCTTGGTCAACAACGCCGGCTACGGTGTTCCAGGGGATCTCCGACGGCAGCCGTGGCAACGGCACGCGGACTTCATCGAGGTGCTCGTCACGGCCGTCGTTCATCTGACGTACCTCGTGGAGCCGGGCATGGTGGAGCGCGGCTACGGCCGCATCCTCAACGTGGCCTCTCTGGCCGGCCTCACGCCGGCCACGGCTGGTCACACGCTCTACGCCGCGGCCAAGGCGTTCGTGATCCGCTTCAGCGAGTCGCTCGCGCTCGAGCACGTCGACGACGGGGTGCACGTCACGGCGGTGTGCCCTGGCTTCACTCGCAGCGAGTTCCATGACGTCGTGGGTAACCGCGAGCTCATGAACGGCTTGCCCCGCGTGCTATGGATGGGCGCAGAGGCGGTAGCCCGTGAAGGCTACACGGCGTTGATGCAGGGTCGCTCGAAGGTCGTGACGGGTCTGGTCAACCGAGCTCTGGCCACGGGAATGAGTGTGCTTCCGACGAAGCTGTCACAACGGTTGATGCGTGGTCCGGCACGAAAGTTCCGAATTCGGAGCCCGAGGTAG